One Amaranthus tricolor cultivar Red isolate AtriRed21 chromosome 1, ASM2621246v1, whole genome shotgun sequence DNA window includes the following coding sequences:
- the LOC130803189 gene encoding probable protein phosphatase 2C 58 isoform X6, which yields MTAREILHKMKVKAGFSSAPADTGKGKGKMLKHITHGFHLVKGKANHPMEDFLVSQFKQVEDKELGLFAIFDGHMGHDVANYLQSHLFQNILKQPDFWTEPETAIRNAYDKTDTEILEKVRILGKGGSTAVTAILLDGQTLMVANVGDSRAVICNNGEATQLSVDHDPGKEKTEIENRGGFVSNIPGDVPRVDGQLAVARAFGDKSLKIHLSSEPHVQKVKIDDTTEFLILASDGLWKVMTNQEAVDAIKHIKDAQSAAKHLTEAAVSRKSKDDISCIVVKCCGMGK from the exons ATGACTGCAAGAGAAATTCTTCATAAGATGAAG GTTAAAGCTGGGTTTAGTTCAGCACCAGCTGACACCGGAAAAGGAAAAGGCAAAATGTTAAAGCATATTACACACGGTTTTCATCTCGTCAAAGGAAAAGCAAATCATCCCATGGAAGACTTCCTTGTTTCTCAATTCAAACAAGTTGAAGATAAAgagcttggtttgtttgccatttTTGATGGGCATATGGGCCACGATGTCGCTAATTACTTGCAATCTCATCTCTTTCAAAACATCTTAAAACAGCCAGACTTTTGGACTGAGCCAGAAACTGCAATCAGGAATGCATATGATAAAACCGACACAGAAATTCTCGAAAAAGTACGAATCTTGGGTAAAGGTGGCTCCACTGCTGTCACCGCTATCCTTCTTGATGGCCAAACACTCATGGTTGCGAATGTGGGTGATTCTCGTGCTGTCATTTGCAACAATGGAGAGGCTACACAACTATCGGTGGATCATGATCCGGGAAAAGAGAAGACGGAAATTGAGAATCGGGGGGGTTTTGTATCAAATATTCCAG GTGATGTACCACGTGTTGATGGACAATTGGCGGTTGCGAGGGCATTTGGAGATAAGAGCTTGAAGATTCATCTTAGTTCAGAACCCCATGTACAAAAGGTGAAGATCGATGATACTACCGAGTTTTTGATCCTGGCTAGTGATGGTTTATGGAAG GTGATGACAAACCAAGAAGCTGTGGACGCCATCAAACACATCAAGGACGCTCAGTCAGCTGCAAAGCACCTGACTGAAGCGGCCGTTTCTAGGAAAAGCAAGGATGACATATCTTGCATAGTT GTGAAGTGTTGTGGGATGGGAAAATAG
- the LOC130803189 gene encoding probable protein phosphatase 2C 58 isoform X3 has translation MTAREILHKMKVKAGFSSAPADTGKGKGKMLKHITHGFHLVKGKANHPMEDFLVSQFKQVEDKELGLFAIFDGHMGHDVANYLQSHLFQNILKQPDFWTEPETAIRNAYDKTDTEILEKVRILGKGGSTAVTAILLDGQTLMVANVGDSRAVICNNGEATQLSVDHDPGKEKTEIENRGGFVSNIPGDVPRVDGQLAVARAFGDKSLKIHLSSEPHVQKVKIDDTTEFLILASDGLWKVMTNQEAVDAIKHIKDAQSAAKHLTEAAVSRKSKDDISCIVVRYLSLILVLEPAIRQNTLTMC, from the exons ATGACTGCAAGAGAAATTCTTCATAAGATGAAG GTTAAAGCTGGGTTTAGTTCAGCACCAGCTGACACCGGAAAAGGAAAAGGCAAAATGTTAAAGCATATTACACACGGTTTTCATCTCGTCAAAGGAAAAGCAAATCATCCCATGGAAGACTTCCTTGTTTCTCAATTCAAACAAGTTGAAGATAAAgagcttggtttgtttgccatttTTGATGGGCATATGGGCCACGATGTCGCTAATTACTTGCAATCTCATCTCTTTCAAAACATCTTAAAACAGCCAGACTTTTGGACTGAGCCAGAAACTGCAATCAGGAATGCATATGATAAAACCGACACAGAAATTCTCGAAAAAGTACGAATCTTGGGTAAAGGTGGCTCCACTGCTGTCACCGCTATCCTTCTTGATGGCCAAACACTCATGGTTGCGAATGTGGGTGATTCTCGTGCTGTCATTTGCAACAATGGAGAGGCTACACAACTATCGGTGGATCATGATCCGGGAAAAGAGAAGACGGAAATTGAGAATCGGGGGGGTTTTGTATCAAATATTCCAG GTGATGTACCACGTGTTGATGGACAATTGGCGGTTGCGAGGGCATTTGGAGATAAGAGCTTGAAGATTCATCTTAGTTCAGAACCCCATGTACAAAAGGTGAAGATCGATGATACTACCGAGTTTTTGATCCTGGCTAGTGATGGTTTATGGAAG GTGATGACAAACCAAGAAGCTGTGGACGCCATCAAACACATCAAGGACGCTCAGTCAGCTGCAAAGCACCTGACTGAAGCGGCCGTTTCTAGGAAAAGCAAGGATGACATATCTTGCATAGTTGTAAG GTATCTCAGCCTCATCTTAGTGCTTGAACCGGCAATAAGACAAAACACATTAACCATGTGTTAA
- the LOC130803189 gene encoding probable protein phosphatase 2C 58 isoform X4, which produces MTAREILHKMKVKAGFSSAPADTGKGKGKMLKHITHGFHLVKGKANHPMEDFLVSQFKQVEDKELGLFAIFDGHMGHDVANYLQSHLFQNILKQPDFWTEPETAIRNAYDKTDTEILEKVRILGKGGSTAVTAILLDGQTLMVANVGDSRAVICNNGEATQLSVDHDPGKEKTEIENRGGFVSNIPGDVPRVDGQLAVARAFGDKSLKIHLSSEPHVQKVKIDDTTEFLILASDGLWKVMTNQEAVDAIKHIKDAQSAAKHLTEAAVSRKSKDDISCIVVSYSSHSLNKEYDHS; this is translated from the exons ATGACTGCAAGAGAAATTCTTCATAAGATGAAG GTTAAAGCTGGGTTTAGTTCAGCACCAGCTGACACCGGAAAAGGAAAAGGCAAAATGTTAAAGCATATTACACACGGTTTTCATCTCGTCAAAGGAAAAGCAAATCATCCCATGGAAGACTTCCTTGTTTCTCAATTCAAACAAGTTGAAGATAAAgagcttggtttgtttgccatttTTGATGGGCATATGGGCCACGATGTCGCTAATTACTTGCAATCTCATCTCTTTCAAAACATCTTAAAACAGCCAGACTTTTGGACTGAGCCAGAAACTGCAATCAGGAATGCATATGATAAAACCGACACAGAAATTCTCGAAAAAGTACGAATCTTGGGTAAAGGTGGCTCCACTGCTGTCACCGCTATCCTTCTTGATGGCCAAACACTCATGGTTGCGAATGTGGGTGATTCTCGTGCTGTCATTTGCAACAATGGAGAGGCTACACAACTATCGGTGGATCATGATCCGGGAAAAGAGAAGACGGAAATTGAGAATCGGGGGGGTTTTGTATCAAATATTCCAG GTGATGTACCACGTGTTGATGGACAATTGGCGGTTGCGAGGGCATTTGGAGATAAGAGCTTGAAGATTCATCTTAGTTCAGAACCCCATGTACAAAAGGTGAAGATCGATGATACTACCGAGTTTTTGATCCTGGCTAGTGATGGTTTATGGAAG GTGATGACAAACCAAGAAGCTGTGGACGCCATCAAACACATCAAGGACGCTCAGTCAGCTGCAAAGCACCTGACTGAAGCGGCCGTTTCTAGGAAAAGCAAGGATGACATATCTTGCATAGTTGTAAG TTACTCATCACATTCCCTAAACAAGGAATATGACCACTCTTGA
- the LOC130803189 gene encoding probable protein phosphatase 2C 58 isoform X8: MTAREILHKMKVKAGFSSAPADTGKGKGKMLKHITHGFHLVKGKANHPMEDFLVSQFKQVEDKELGLFAIFDGHMGHDVANYLQSHLFQNILKQPDFWTEPETAIRNAYDKTDTEILEKVRILGKGGSTAVTAILLDGQTLMVANVGDSRAVICNNGEATQLSVDHDPGKEKTEIENRGGFVSNIPGDVPRVDGQLAVARAFGDKSLKIHLSSEPHVQKVKIDDTTEFLILASDGLWKVMTNQEAVDAIKHIKDAQSAAKHLTEAAVSRKSKDDISCIVVR, from the exons ATGACTGCAAGAGAAATTCTTCATAAGATGAAG GTTAAAGCTGGGTTTAGTTCAGCACCAGCTGACACCGGAAAAGGAAAAGGCAAAATGTTAAAGCATATTACACACGGTTTTCATCTCGTCAAAGGAAAAGCAAATCATCCCATGGAAGACTTCCTTGTTTCTCAATTCAAACAAGTTGAAGATAAAgagcttggtttgtttgccatttTTGATGGGCATATGGGCCACGATGTCGCTAATTACTTGCAATCTCATCTCTTTCAAAACATCTTAAAACAGCCAGACTTTTGGACTGAGCCAGAAACTGCAATCAGGAATGCATATGATAAAACCGACACAGAAATTCTCGAAAAAGTACGAATCTTGGGTAAAGGTGGCTCCACTGCTGTCACCGCTATCCTTCTTGATGGCCAAACACTCATGGTTGCGAATGTGGGTGATTCTCGTGCTGTCATTTGCAACAATGGAGAGGCTACACAACTATCGGTGGATCATGATCCGGGAAAAGAGAAGACGGAAATTGAGAATCGGGGGGGTTTTGTATCAAATATTCCAG GTGATGTACCACGTGTTGATGGACAATTGGCGGTTGCGAGGGCATTTGGAGATAAGAGCTTGAAGATTCATCTTAGTTCAGAACCCCATGTACAAAAGGTGAAGATCGATGATACTACCGAGTTTTTGATCCTGGCTAGTGATGGTTTATGGAAG GTGATGACAAACCAAGAAGCTGTGGACGCCATCAAACACATCAAGGACGCTCAGTCAGCTGCAAAGCACCTGACTGAAGCGGCCGTTTCTAGGAAAAGCAAGGATGACATATCTTGCATAGTTGTAAG GTGA
- the LOC130803189 gene encoding probable protein phosphatase 2C 58 isoform X7: MTAREILHKMKVKAGFSSAPADTGKGKGKMLKHITHGFHLVKGKANHPMEDFLVSQFKQVEDKELGLFAIFDGHMGHDVANYLQSHLFQNILKQPDFWTEPETAIRNAYDKTDTEILEKVRILGKGGSTAVTAILLDGQTLMVANVGDSRAVICNNGEATQLSVDHDPGKEKTEIENRGGFVSNIPGDVPRVDGQLAVARAFGDKSLKIHLSSEPHVQKVKIDDTTEFLILASDGLWKVMTNQEAVDAIKHIKDAQSAAKHLTEAAVSRKSKDDISCIVVSQPHLSA, encoded by the exons ATGACTGCAAGAGAAATTCTTCATAAGATGAAG GTTAAAGCTGGGTTTAGTTCAGCACCAGCTGACACCGGAAAAGGAAAAGGCAAAATGTTAAAGCATATTACACACGGTTTTCATCTCGTCAAAGGAAAAGCAAATCATCCCATGGAAGACTTCCTTGTTTCTCAATTCAAACAAGTTGAAGATAAAgagcttggtttgtttgccatttTTGATGGGCATATGGGCCACGATGTCGCTAATTACTTGCAATCTCATCTCTTTCAAAACATCTTAAAACAGCCAGACTTTTGGACTGAGCCAGAAACTGCAATCAGGAATGCATATGATAAAACCGACACAGAAATTCTCGAAAAAGTACGAATCTTGGGTAAAGGTGGCTCCACTGCTGTCACCGCTATCCTTCTTGATGGCCAAACACTCATGGTTGCGAATGTGGGTGATTCTCGTGCTGTCATTTGCAACAATGGAGAGGCTACACAACTATCGGTGGATCATGATCCGGGAAAAGAGAAGACGGAAATTGAGAATCGGGGGGGTTTTGTATCAAATATTCCAG GTGATGTACCACGTGTTGATGGACAATTGGCGGTTGCGAGGGCATTTGGAGATAAGAGCTTGAAGATTCATCTTAGTTCAGAACCCCATGTACAAAAGGTGAAGATCGATGATACTACCGAGTTTTTGATCCTGGCTAGTGATGGTTTATGGAAG GTGATGACAAACCAAGAAGCTGTGGACGCCATCAAACACATCAAGGACGCTCAGTCAGCTGCAAAGCACCTGACTGAAGCGGCCGTTTCTAGGAAAAGCAAGGATGACATATCTTGCATAGTT GTATCTCAGCCTCATCTTAGTGCTTGA
- the LOC130803189 gene encoding probable protein phosphatase 2C 58 isoform X2, with amino-acid sequence MTAREILHKMKVKAGFSSAPADTGKGKGKMLKHITHGFHLVKGKANHPMEDFLVSQFKQVEDKELGLFAIFDGHMGHDVANYLQSHLFQNILKQPDFWTEPETAIRNAYDKTDTEILEKVRILGKGGSTAVTAILLDGQTLMVANVGDSRAVICNNGEATQLSVDHDPGKEKTEIENRGGFVSNIPGDVPRVDGQLAVARAFGDKSLKIHLSSEPHVQKVKIDDTTEFLILASDGLWKVMTNQEAVDAIKHIKDAQSAAKHLTEAAVSRKSKDDISCIVDTLHEYLGYVSGSQCIFRSRKCFVDSSDTSVRGILFAI; translated from the exons ATGACTGCAAGAGAAATTCTTCATAAGATGAAG GTTAAAGCTGGGTTTAGTTCAGCACCAGCTGACACCGGAAAAGGAAAAGGCAAAATGTTAAAGCATATTACACACGGTTTTCATCTCGTCAAAGGAAAAGCAAATCATCCCATGGAAGACTTCCTTGTTTCTCAATTCAAACAAGTTGAAGATAAAgagcttggtttgtttgccatttTTGATGGGCATATGGGCCACGATGTCGCTAATTACTTGCAATCTCATCTCTTTCAAAACATCTTAAAACAGCCAGACTTTTGGACTGAGCCAGAAACTGCAATCAGGAATGCATATGATAAAACCGACACAGAAATTCTCGAAAAAGTACGAATCTTGGGTAAAGGTGGCTCCACTGCTGTCACCGCTATCCTTCTTGATGGCCAAACACTCATGGTTGCGAATGTGGGTGATTCTCGTGCTGTCATTTGCAACAATGGAGAGGCTACACAACTATCGGTGGATCATGATCCGGGAAAAGAGAAGACGGAAATTGAGAATCGGGGGGGTTTTGTATCAAATATTCCAG GTGATGTACCACGTGTTGATGGACAATTGGCGGTTGCGAGGGCATTTGGAGATAAGAGCTTGAAGATTCATCTTAGTTCAGAACCCCATGTACAAAAGGTGAAGATCGATGATACTACCGAGTTTTTGATCCTGGCTAGTGATGGTTTATGGAAG GTGATGACAAACCAAGAAGCTGTGGACGCCATCAAACACATCAAGGACGCTCAGTCAGCTGCAAAGCACCTGACTGAAGCGGCCGTTTCTAGGAAAAGCAAGGATGACATATCTTGCATAGTT GATACCCTTCACGAATATCTCGGTTATGTTAGCGGCTCACAATGCATATTCAGATCGCGCAAATGCTTTGTTGACAGTTCAGACACTTCTGTCAGAGGTATCCTCTTTGCAATCTAG
- the LOC130803189 gene encoding probable protein phosphatase 2C 58 isoform X5 encodes MTAREILHKMKVKAGFSSAPADTGKGKGKMLKHITHGFHLVKGKANHPMEDFLVSQFKQVEDKELGLFAIFDGHMGHDVANYLQSHLFQNILKQPDFWTEPETAIRNAYDKTDTEILEKVRILGKGGSTAVTAILLDGQTLMVANVGDSRAVICNNGEATQLSVDHDPGKEKTEIENRGGFVSNIPGDVPRVDGQLAVARAFGDKSLKIHLSSEPHVQKVKIDDTTEFLILASDGLWKVMTNQEAVDAIKHIKDAQSAAKHLTEAAVSRKSKDDISCIVLLITFPKQGI; translated from the exons ATGACTGCAAGAGAAATTCTTCATAAGATGAAG GTTAAAGCTGGGTTTAGTTCAGCACCAGCTGACACCGGAAAAGGAAAAGGCAAAATGTTAAAGCATATTACACACGGTTTTCATCTCGTCAAAGGAAAAGCAAATCATCCCATGGAAGACTTCCTTGTTTCTCAATTCAAACAAGTTGAAGATAAAgagcttggtttgtttgccatttTTGATGGGCATATGGGCCACGATGTCGCTAATTACTTGCAATCTCATCTCTTTCAAAACATCTTAAAACAGCCAGACTTTTGGACTGAGCCAGAAACTGCAATCAGGAATGCATATGATAAAACCGACACAGAAATTCTCGAAAAAGTACGAATCTTGGGTAAAGGTGGCTCCACTGCTGTCACCGCTATCCTTCTTGATGGCCAAACACTCATGGTTGCGAATGTGGGTGATTCTCGTGCTGTCATTTGCAACAATGGAGAGGCTACACAACTATCGGTGGATCATGATCCGGGAAAAGAGAAGACGGAAATTGAGAATCGGGGGGGTTTTGTATCAAATATTCCAG GTGATGTACCACGTGTTGATGGACAATTGGCGGTTGCGAGGGCATTTGGAGATAAGAGCTTGAAGATTCATCTTAGTTCAGAACCCCATGTACAAAAGGTGAAGATCGATGATACTACCGAGTTTTTGATCCTGGCTAGTGATGGTTTATGGAAG GTGATGACAAACCAAGAAGCTGTGGACGCCATCAAACACATCAAGGACGCTCAGTCAGCTGCAAAGCACCTGACTGAAGCGGCCGTTTCTAGGAAAAGCAAGGATGACATATCTTGCATAGTT TTACTCATCACATTCCCTAAACAAGGAATATGA